Proteins from a genomic interval of Quercus lobata isolate SW786 chromosome 11, ValleyOak3.0 Primary Assembly, whole genome shotgun sequence:
- the LOC115967200 gene encoding subtilisin-like protease SBT1.8, translating into MDILTNTLVLFKEYVASYLGVGAHDNTSMSCPHISGLTALLKAAHPQWSPSAIKSALMTTAYTQDNTKSPFQDAARGALSNPWAHGAGSVDSHEALSPSLIYDISTEDYIPFLCSLDYTVNQVQTIVKRSNVTCSRKFSNPGELNYPSFFVFFENNGVVRYTQVLMNVDVAWSVCHVTINVPSSVAVIVESPMLFFFGKVRDKQNYTVTFVVEGARDASMSEFGSIVWSDGQHQVKSPVAFQWTVVRSNSKSMTFWGLFFLHL; encoded by the exons ATGGATATTTTGACTAACACTCTTGTTCTCTTTAAGGAATATGTTGCTTCTTACTTAGGAGTTGGGGCACATGACAA TACATCAATGTCTTGCCCACATATAAGTGGATTGACAGCACTGTTAAAAGCAGCTCATCCACAATGGAGTCCAAGCGCAATCAAATCTGCCCTAATGACTACTGCCTACACTCAAGACAACACCAAATCCCCTTTCCAAGATGCTGCAAGAGGAGCACTTTCCAACCCATGGGCTCATGGGGCCGGTTCTGTAGATTCACATGAAGCCCTTTCTCCAAGCCTTATATACGATATCTCAACTGAGGATTACATCCCCTTCTTGTGCTCCTTGGACTACACTGTCAATCAAGTCCAAACCATTGTCAAACGCTCCAATGTTACGTGCTCGAGAAAATTTTCCAACCCTGGTGAACTCAATTACCCATCATTCTTCGtcttttttgaaaacaatgggGTTGTTCGATACACCCAAGTGTTGATGAATGTCGATGTTGCTTGGTCTGTCTGTCACGTGACTATTAATGTGCCATCATCGGTGGCTGTGATAGTAGAGTCtccaatgctttttttttttggaaaagtaaGGGACAAACAGAATTACACTGTTACGTTTGTGGTAGAGGGAGCAAGAGATGCATCCATGTCCGAATTTGGGTCAATTGTTTGGAGCGACGGTCAACACCAAGTTAAGAGCCCAGTTGCTTTTCAATGGACAGTTGTCAGATCAAACTCAAAGTCTATGACGTTTTGGGGTTTGTTTTTCCTTCACCTTTAG
- the LOC115968995 gene encoding expansin-like A1, giving the protein MAFFVCFFLFFLISTSTACDRCVHKTKVAYFSKASTLSSGACGYGSLALGFNSGHLAAGVASLYKDGAGCGACFQIRCKNTSHCTKEGTIVTLTDLNRNNQTAFVVSSRAFMAMAQKGMGKDILKLGIVDVEYKRVPCQYKNQNLAVRVEESSQKPNYLAVKFLYQGGQTEIVGVDVAQVGSSNWGFMSHNYGAVWDTSRVPSGALQFRFVITAGYDGKYIWAQHVLPVDWKSGVTYDSGVQFTDIAQEGCSPCDDETWK; this is encoded by the exons AtggctttctttgtttgcttcttcctcttctttcttattTCAACTTCAACTGCTTGTGATCGTTGTGTCCACAAAACTAAGGTTGCCTATTTCTCCAAAGCTTCAACACTTTCAT CTGGGGCTTGTGGGTATGGTTCCTTGGCATTAGGCTTCAACAGTGGACACCTTGCTGCTGGTGTGGCTTCTCTTTACAAAGATGGAGCTGGCTGTGGTGCATGCTTTCAG ATAAGATGCAAGAACACAAGTCATTGTACCAAAGAAGGAACTATAGTGACTTTGACTGATCTCAATCGGAATAACCAAACAGCCTTTGTTGTCAGCAGCAGAGCATTCATGGCCATGGCTCAGAAGGGTATGGGCAAAGACATTTTGAAACTGGGGATTGTCGACGTAGAATACAAGAG GGTACCTTGTCAATACAAAAATCAGAATTTGGCTGTACGAGTGGAAGAATCAAGCCAAAAACCAAATTACTTGGCAGTGAAATTTCTATATCAAGGAGGTCAAACAGAAATAGTTGGTGTTGATGTAGCTCAG GTTGGTTCTTCAAACTGGGGCTTCATGAGCCACAACTATGGGGCAGTTTGGGACACAAGCAGAGTGCCATCAGGGGCATTGCAATTCCGGTTTGTGATCACAGCAGGGTATGACGGGAAGTATATTTGGGCACAACATGTCCTTCCTGTTGACTGGAAGTCAGGGGTGACATATGACTCAGGGGTTCAATTCACTGATATTGCACAAGAGGGTTGTTCTCCATGTGATGATGAGACTTGGAAATGA